From the genome of Lotus japonicus ecotype B-129 chromosome 6, LjGifu_v1.2, one region includes:
- the LOC130725869 gene encoding calcium-dependent protein kinase 17-like, with translation MGNCCSQANAGDAPEAMPAGADKGETNQKSSNNHAGGDNPATTTDPTTPPPTTSKPSPSPLPTPPSSKPTKAAPVGPVLGRPMEDVRATYSMGKELGRGQFGVTHLCTHKTTGHQFACKTIAKRKLVNKEDIEDVRREVQIMHHLTGQPNIVELKGAYEDKQSVHLVMELCAGGELFDRIIAKGHYTERAAASLLRTIVQIVHTFHSMGVIHRDLKPENFLLLNKDEKSPLKATDFGLSVFYKQGDTFKDIVGSAYYIAPEVLKRRYGPEVDIWSVGVMLYILLSGVPPFWAESEHGIFNAILKGHVDFTSDPWPSISPAAKDLVRKMLNSDPKQRLTAQEVLNHPWIMEDGEAPDKPLDNAVLNRLKQFRAMNQFKKVALRVIAGCLSEEEIMGLKEMFRGMDTDNSGTITIEELKQGLAKQGTKLTEQEVKQLMEAADADGNGTIDYDEFITATMHMNRMNREEHLYTAFQYFDKDNSGFITTEELDQALHEYNMHDGRDIKEILHEVDGDNDGRINYDEFAAMMRKGNPEALTKKRRDSFVSH, from the exons ATGGGCAActgttgctcccaagccaacgCCGGCGACGCTCCCGAAGCAATGCCAGCCGGCGCCGACAAGGGAGAAACCAACCAAAAAAGCAGCAACAACCATGCAGGAGGAGACAACcctgccaccaccaccgaccCTACCACCCCACCACCAACAACATCCAAGCCGTCACCCTCACCCTTGCCTACTCCTCCTTCCTCAAAACCCACCAAGGCCGCCCCCGTCGGTCCGGTCCTGGGGCGGCCGATGGAGGACGTCAGGGCGACATATAGCATGGGGAAGGAGCTAGGGAGGGGGCAGTTTGGCGTGACTCACCTTTGCACCCACAAGACCACTGGACACCAATTTGCATGCAAAACCATTGCCAAGAGGAAGCTGGTGAACAAGGAGGACATAGAGGATGTGAGAAGGGAGGTGCAAATCATGCACCATCTTACAGGTCAACCTAACATTGTGGAGTTGAAGGGTGCCTATGAGGATAAGCAATCGGTGCATTTGGTGATGGAGCTTTGTGCTGGTGGTGAACTCTTTGATCGTATCATTGCTAAGGGACATTACACAGAACGCGCTGCGGCTTCTTTGTTGAGAACGATTGTGCAGATTGTTCATACGTTTCATTCCATGGGGGTTATTCATAGAGACCTTAAGCCTGAGAATTTCCTCTTGTTGAATAAGGATGAGAAGTCACCCCTCAAGGCCACTGATTTTGGTCTTTCAGTTTTTTACAAGCAAG GGGACACATTCAAAGACATTGTTGGAAGTGCATATTACATTGCACCTGAGGTCTTGAAGAGGAGATATGGGCCAGAAGTTGACATATGGAGTGTTGGTGTCATGCTATACATTCTTCTATCTGGTGTCCCTCCATTTTGGGCAG AATCAGAACATGGTATATTCAATGCCATCTTAAAAGGCCACGTTGACTTCACAAGCGACCCATGGCCTTCAATTTCACCTGCAGCAAAAGATCTTGTAAGGAAAATGTTAAATTCAGATCCCAAACAGAGACTCACAGCACAAGAAGTTCTCA ATCATCCTTGGATCATGGAGGATGGAGAAGCACCAGATAAACCTCTTGACAATGCTGTGCTCAATAGGCTCAAACAGTTCAGAGCAATGAACCAATTCAAGAAAGTTGCACTAAGG GTCATTGCTGGCTGTTTATCAGAAGAAGAAATCATGGGGTTGAAGGAAATGTTTAGAGGGATGGACACTGACAACAGTGGAACCATTACAATTGAAGAGCTAAAGCAGGGGCTTGCAAAACAGGGGACCAAGCTAACAGAGCAAGAAGTTAAGCAGTTAATGGAAGCT GCTGATGCTGATGGCAATGGAACCATAGATTACGACGAGTTCATCACAGCAACAATGCACATGAACAGAATGAACAGAGAAGAACATCTTTACACTGCCTTCCAATACTTTGATAAAGATAACAGCGG GTTCATTACTACTGAAGAACTAGATCAAGCTCTCCATGAATATAACATGCATGATGGTAGGGACATCAAGGAAATCCTTCATGAAGTTGATGGAGATAAT